The DNA region ATGTTAAACTCTCCAAGTGGTGCTGGTACATGAGCTGTCAGACCTTTGTTTCTCTTGCAGTGGCCTTGCCATTCAGCAGTGCCAGTTTCAGAGCTTGTAGAAAAGGCTTCCACTGTAAGAAATGTTGCTAGAGGAAGTCTAGTGTGCTAAACCCAGCCTAAGAAGTTTGCCTCTTTTTAAAGAGTACAGGCTTAAAGTCTAATGAACTCTTTCAAAGATTGCTATTTATCCTTTCTTCCATAGTTTGAAAACTATCAAAATAACATGACACACTCAGCAACTGATGCATTTACCTGGAGATATTTTGCCTAAGGTGTCAGACctaaaaaaatttgaaagaaaattaatagcCTCTGAAGAAAATCCTAgatatttggatattttttttccctataactGATAGAGACTTTTTAGGGGAGCTTTCTGCTGTCTATTTAATTTGCTTGTATGttcataatattttctcttccacagTGAAGTAACTCAAGTGTacatttactttgttttctttaggcCTGGTAGATGCACATACACATCCAGTGTGGGCTGGTGATAGGGTTCATGAGTTTGCAATGAAGGTAACAGCATAATATTAGAGAGATGgatttttcttcatcctttttttttttttttttatgaataacTGTTTCTACTTCCTAGTGactttcatctttcttttatagaaaaatacataatttctgTCAGATAATCTACCTGAGGAAGGAGGGATGATTTTTGAATACTGATAGGCTGAGAGAGGAGTGTACCTGCATCCTTTGCAGCTACCCTTGGtatatttttgcattaattgAAGCAATACAGGAGTGCCACCTTCTATTACCATCTaagtcttgattttttttttccttccattttcttttccaaataaatgaattttgaGTTAGAGATCAGTTCTTCTGCTTGGACTCAGGGGAAAGCAAATCTTCAGAGTAATTCTCTTTATGCTGCTTCTTACAATATTTCTTCACTTAAgtggaagggagagagaagaaaagggggagggaggaagaattaatggggatttttttcctcctttctttgtCTCTCTCACTGTAAAGAGACCTCAAGGTACTTTCCAGTATCTCTTGAATGGAAAACACACTTGTTCATAGCTAATTGTGTGTgggggtggtttttgttttcttttctttaaccCAAGCTGGCAGGTGCATCCTATATGGAGATCCACCAGGCTGGGGGAGGAATCCATTTTACCGTGGAGCACACTCAGAAGGCCACAGAGGACGAGCTGTTCACCACCCTCCAGCACCGCCTTGGCCGCATGCTCAGAGCAGGATCCACGCTGGTGGAGTGCAAGAGTGGATACGGCTTGAACTTGGAAACGGAGCTCAAAATGCTCCGGGTGATCGAACGTGCTCAGAAATCCATGGATATCGGCATTTCCTCCACGTACTGCGGAGCTCACGCCGTGCCCAAGTAGTAGCACTTGACTTCTCCTTCTCTTGTTAAGTACTGCTGCTTTGCATTGAAAATTGGTTTCTTCTGCTGCACTCCTAAAATACAACATACTTGTAAAACAACAGCCAATATTTATAGGAAGCTCTcctaaattttaatttgaaggaAGGCAGGGCAGCATTATTTAGTGACTCCTAAATGCCAGCATAGGCTTAGCACAGAACCCCTGCCTCCAGGGCTGATGCTCACACTGAACATAACACAGAAAGTTCTTCTGCTTGCATTTGCTGCTATCCTTCAAGCTTGGGTTGTCATTTTGACCAGGGGGAAATCTGCAGTTCTTCCTTAGTCTCTCCAGTCATAATTTTGAATCAAACTCGTGATTTGGGGAAtgcctgatttttaaaaattgttataattttttattggCAAATAGTTATTGGATCATTTTCAActtcataaagaaaatttttaagtgttttcctGAGCAGAAATTGCATTAAAGCAAcagcagttttgttttgcattttgggTTATTATATCCCTCAAAAAGTGAAACCATTTCTTAGTGTTTCCCTCTGTTTTGTCTTGGCTCTGGCCCTAATTTTTCAGCCCAAATTCCTCCAAAGGCTGCTGagtagaaagagaaaagggagaagccTTGGCACAGTCAGAGGCTGAGCAACCCAGATGACTGTTTCAGTGAGAAGGGAATGGAAGAAGGGCTGTGCTTTATAACCTTGTTTATAAATTGAGGCAGAATTTGGCTTCTTGAGTTTATTCCATTGCATGGCTCCCGACTCAGCCTCGTGTGGCACTCCGTAGTGCCAGTGTCTGCGTGCTGTACGGTGCCCGAAATGAGCATTCGGATTCTCAGGCATTTAGCTGCCGCACATCCCTTGTCCTTAGGTATTAAAATTGGAAAATGCTACGTCAACTGCATATTTTGGGATTATTTGCTCTTTGTAAGGCATTTAGTGATATCTCCTGGGTTATCTTTATGTAATAGAGGATTCATAAATGATTCTGACTTTGGCAAATCAAATCTTGGGAAGCACCTCTGATTAGAAACAGTTGTCTCTTCATCACTCTGAATTGTGTAAAAGGAGGAGaggtaaattaaaaataatgaccTATACTGCATATCCCCTTTGAGCTTTGATACTTGCATAAAAATATTGTATGAATACtatttaacatatttaaatGCTCATTTACATATATTAAATAGTTATATTTTAGAATACAGTATAAAGAGGTCAGAATATATGAatagcaaagcagaaaaaattattttaaagtatccCATATCTTTGTTAGCATCCAAGATGCCaacattattaaaaacattCAGTAACACAATCCAATATTCTTTGAATGGAAAGTAACTCATGTTGGAGAATACATGAATTACAATGGggcttaattttttaatttgaagtttttttGAGGGattcatatttatataatttccaTAGTAATTCAGTAATTGCATGTATGACTTGAGTGTGTGCCAGACTTCAAGGATGTTACTCACAAGACtctataatattttcttttcgTTAGAGGGAAAACTGCTACTGAAGCCACAGACGACATTATCAATAACCACCTTCCTAAACTGAAAGCACTCAAACTAAGTGGTGAAATACATGTTAACAATATAGATGTGTTCTGTGAGAAGGGAGTCTTTGATCTGGAGTCTACAAGGAGAATACTTCAAGCTGGAAAAGATATAGGGTTACAGATTAACTTCCATGGTGATGAACTGCATCCAATGAAATCTGCTGAGGTACGTCTTTCTTAACATTCATTTTTGCTCCTGTGAGAGCCCCATCTGTGAAAGAATTGCAGTTTTGAGAACTGAGATTATCTTTTCTGAGACTTTATGAAATAGACCATCTGATAGAAACGGGTGCCAGGAAGAGCAGTCCATGTGCAGCTTTGGAGGTAAGGACATGGGAGGAAGCCTTGACCTCTGGGACTAATGTGCATTGGCTAATCAAACATTGACTTTGCTTATCTTCCACATGAGATACAGATCGGGAAGGTGGATATCCATGCACCCAAGAATGACCCAAAATCATAGGTTTAAAAGCCTATTTGGCTTCCCCATGGAAAGCAGCATTCAGTTTTGTGAACTATTTTCTGATGGACGTTTTATGAACAGGAATTGATAATATTTTCATCCACACGTAGTTTGTGTGTTAGGCTGGTAAAAACACCATTGAAGGTGTGCTTCTGCACTGTGGGTGGGTAAAGTGATCAACTTTTCCTGCAGtaaattaacaaatattttgtctttgtatTCTGATTGTTCTTTCAAGCATTCTTTACTATTTCTCTTCTGGTATATTTTGCATTAATAGTAAATAGTCTCTTCCAGTTGTTTAGAAACAACGttttaaactgaattaattGAGACTAGTGAGTAATTTGCTTGAAAATTTCCTTAGCTTGGAGCTGAACTAGGAGCCCGGGCCATCAGCCACCTGGAAGAAGTTAGTGACGAAGGTATTGTGGCAATGGCAAGAGCTAAGTGTGCTGCTGTCCTTCTGCCAACAACAGCCTACATGCTAAGGTAAGGCCACTAGATTGGAGGGAAACTTCTGTAACTGCAAATCCATGTGTGTGGTTTGAGGGTCTTTTAATCTAAAAGTATAAGTGTGTATCTATGCCTTAAGGATCAGTCTGGGTCAGTCAAGTCAAGTCAATCACACGTACTGAGAACTGAATGAACCTCCCTCCTTATGTCttatttctgctggaaatcCTCAAAAATCTGTGAGATTGCTGAGAAATCTCACAGTAGATTTTGGAGTGGCTTTATGGCGGCTATGGCTAAAACTTCCTAGAGAGTGTACTTCCAAGTGCCCACCCTGCAAACACCTACACAGATTAATCCAAGGGCTGAACAATTTTGAAATGGCTATTCCAGATATTGAAGTTACTGAAAACATCTTTTGCATTATAATTGCTAAGTGGAAAGATCTCTAATACATGCAGACTAAACTCACAGACTCAAAGATTGGGAAGGGACTATTGCATTGCATGTGCCACTGTTCATATTTTGGAGCCTGTCTTTGAAGCTGTAAGAACtagaaaattagtttttttcagaaatgaagaTTTTCATCTTGTAAATTCTTAAGTGGCTGAGGTCTGGATAAATATTAGAATTTCAGTGGTCTGGAGCCTGATGGTTGACACTAGCTGGTGCCACATGCAGTTACTGCAAAAGCTGTGGCTCACACTTCCCATTTATGTTGTCCATAGGGTGACAGGTAGGGATGCAAGAGGAGAATTTGAGCTTTCATCTCCATTAGGATCAGCATAACTGAATGCATGAATGTAATCAAACTGAGAGATGACTTTTGCCCTTGTAAATCATTGTATGATAACTAAGCAAATTGTACTGATAAGTTTATTTTTCCCACTAGACTGAAGCAACCTCAAGCTAGAAAAATGTTGGAAGAAGGTGTTATAGTTGCTCTTGGCAGTGACTTTAATCCTAATGCATACTGTTTTTCAATGGTAAGATAATCCTAATACTGAAACCATAGAATTATGAAATTTCTTACTAGTACAACTTGTGTGTAGGTCTTGCACACTTCAAACTGGTTTCATGTGCACAAGAAGAGCTGCATGTCCCATGCAGACAGCtgtctgtgtttgtttctgtgtattGGTAGTTTTTGCCAGAAATTCTTGAAACCAGAATGGGTTCCATCCTTCATATGCACTGAGAGGCCTATTGAAAATGCTCTCAAAACTACTGATTTTAGAGTTCTCGTTTTGGATTTGGCAAAATTTATGTTGTACAAAACAGCTCCTTCTGTTGTGCAAGGAAGAAGAAGAGTGCTTATGGATTTGAAGTATAAATAGCTTTGTGTTCCTGGTAACTGCCATTGTCCCCTTCCTTGCCTCCTAGCCTATGGTGATGCATCTGGCCTGTGTAAACATGAAGATGTCAATGAATGAAGCACTGGCAGCTGCCACCATTAATGCAGCTTATGCTCTGGGCAAATCAGACACACATGGCTCCTTGGAGGTTGGCAAGCAGGGGGATCTTCTTATCATAAATTCATCAAGGTTTGTTCTTCCATTGGCATTTGAAATGTGCTTTAACCTTAGTTATCTTCACTGAATAAAGGGACGCTGGTAGCATTTCAGacccattttcattttccttaattACTCCAGTGGAAAATAAAGCCTTAGATTTTGGGGCTGTTATTACAAGTAATCCATGCCTAACTACAAATTACCTAGAGAtaatatgtgtttattttctggaaTAAATTCTCTACTGATAGACTCACTGTATTCATGCAACAAGAGACAACATGTAGACATGCAATAGTGTTTTGCCATTTTCAAGCAAGTCTTATAAAATTGCCAGGTATGCTGGGCGTGTGACCTGCTCTTATGCAAGTTTACATATTCTTAAACATCTTGTCTTTTTAGGTGGGAGCACTTGATTTACCAGTTCGGTGGACATGAAGCATTGATCAACTATGTTATAGTTAAAGGAAAAGTCATTTATGAAAATGGGAGGTGTGAGACAATGAGCAGTTACTGAGAGAAGGCAGTAGTTTAGTGAGCTACTAAAATCAAATTAGCATGGAATATTTCAAAGCAACAGACAAATCAGATTTGTATTTACTGATAAATTGTTTGCCTGCTCTCCTTACTCTTATTCAAATAAACCTTACCAAGCATTACCCATTTGGTGCATCTCCACGTCCATTGTCCTTCTCTCTagcacaataaaataatttctaattgtATTAATCTTAAATAAGACAGtttccaaaaatgtttttctattaaattaatCTATAATCTtataatatttgaaaacaacccaaacaaactgGCAATGAATAAACAGAGACTGGATCCAGGTAAGATTTACTGGGGAGTGTGATAAGTAACCTGTGACAGAGGGCCAGGGGCTCAGGCATGGACATTTGGGATGGTCCTTGGATATGGTGGGAGAAGATCACATGCAGTGTCATACAGATGTTGCAGAAAAGacctaattttatttattttaggcTGAATCTGAAATAACATTAGACTTATTTGTTTGTGGAAGTTTGAATGTGATTCTGGTAAGTTAAGTATGATAACTTTTACTCAAAGATGTGTTGAAACTTAGGAGCCTAACTTTTTAAAGGCACTCTTTCTCTTTCAactactgtttttttccccagcttgTAACATCATTTAGGAATGCAGTATGTAgaaatgttctggtttgaaagcaaagctGTCGCCCtgattatcaagagttttctaaagccttctgagtttacattcttgtagagaactttcccacacaactttctgtaaacaacctattgttttgcattctttcatagaggtggagaaatttgatgtacaggtagtttgtccagtgtcgttggagaggtggcacgttcaccctccaatccactggcaccttttgagaactataaaagattggagtcagagaaaataaattagtctcttcattgtgaccaaagctgtggtgcgttgtttttccttgtgtcatcttCTGACACAAAACCAGTGAAAGACTCCaaatcagaaatacaatttattaggaaaaggaaagagaaacaaaatacatgcaataatacaaaagaaaaatcactgacagagtcagaagacaacctgacacccttttggccagcgtgttggtagcagtccaaattggaatggctgcagtcctcctggagtggcagatgtggctctgttggagcagtgatcctgtagaagggcACAGTCTTCCTCTGAGGGTCCAGTGGAAAACCCCAGATGTTCCTCTTGGGAAccagtggaaaggctgcctctgatgtccccaaaacccagattatatccagttaggaatgcttggctcctccctatgggcggagcatctcacaatgggatgttataaTTCCTATCAGTCAcacagtgacattcaatagcctgctatcagcagatgtctcccctgagagaggattggtgaaagagataaggaaaactgctcacTTAACAAaagacaactgctacacagatggtAATGGAATACACCTTCTCAATCTGGGACAAGAAAAAAGGATGATACAGCTCTGGAGAGTTTAAACTGTTGCAGTATCTAAGCAGAGGGTCTGGAGTAGGAGGGTCTCTGAATACCCATGGTCtaagtattttcttcaaattttcaAATGGATTATGTCTCCAGAAGCAAAAGGGATTTACTTTCTGAAGGTGAAGTCATAAAATTGCACCTGACAAGCATGAAGAACTTCACATCAAAAGTAATTATTGATATAAGCAAGTGACATAACCTGTGATACAGGTTATGTCAGAGCAGAGTGTTTTAGTGAACCAGACCCTTGAGGAAGGACAATGGTCTCATTCTGATTAACAGGTATTTGAAAGCCATCACGAACGTGTAAGCATTATTATGACCTTCTGATCTCCCTGAGCCTTGGGCACATCTGTTAGCACCCAAAATCTGCAAGCCATCCTCTGTAGTATCTTTCTTCATGCTTTATTTGATCCAGGCTAGCCAACCAAATCggtttttaaaacaatgtaaTAGCATTCCTGCCACCTGACGTGTTTTCCTGCAAGCAGATGTTGTACCAGATGTGGGTGTGAACTTTGTTTTTATAAAGCTTGAAAGAACATCCCAAGTATGTGATTGCACAGTCCATTCTGCCCAAGACAGCCTTCATAAATAATGTTTATACAAGGATTTGGGAAGGCTGTCAGGGAAGGAGCACAGGCATTTCTTAAATGCAGGGTGAAGGCAGAGTGGTGCctctcagctctgcacaggcacGGTGCAAAACCTGAGTCCATGCTGCAGTGTGTGCTGGGGATCCCTTGgtcccaggcagccaaaagcAGAGGTGAGTGGGAAGCAAGGCCCAGAATCTCTGAACTCTCTGAATTCAGAATTCTCTGAATGTTCAAGGCATTTGGCAACCTGCTAGGTTGCCAGCAGGCGTGAGCACTCTCCTCAGGGCACAGTTTACCATGGCAGGTGTCAGACACTCAAAGGCAGCTCCACACTGATGCTTTGGCTGTCCCTTGCAGCATAGCCAATAGCCTGGGGATGCTTTCAGCTTGTGCTGAATGCCCTTCAGCCAGATCAGTACTGCCCTGTCATCACTGCAGCATGAGGTGAAATCCATGCCCTGACTCTTCCCTTGCAAAATaaagcctgtgctggaggtCAGTGTTGTCAGACACAGAGCACACTCAGTCATGATCCCATCTATGGGCACAGGGCCCCTGGCAGACAGGCAGAGACCTGGAGAGCCATGGGAGCGTGGGTCTTGGTGCTATCGCCTCAGCACTGGTTCACATTCACTAGTCCTACGcctcattttcccccttttctagcccctgtgtcacctgttcTACTTACTTCAAAATTAAGCTTTTGCTTTACATTTTCATCATCACACACATGACAGGAAAATAGATTGCTACAACTGTATGTTAAGCCTCAGTTTATTGATTGCAGGTGTGAGTCCATAGCTCTTGGAAAGCTGCATTAAACGTAGTCTATCACCAGAATATATTTGTTCTGGAGCAATGATCTCCATAGCACATTCCTGTGCACACAGCTTTCCTGATTTGTGAAGCACCTGCTCTAAAAATGCTCCTCTTATACAAGAGCCTATACCTCACATATGAtctgcaaaagagaaaagaactaAGTGTAAAGATAATCTTGCTTGTGGTAAAATGAAGGGGATCACAGCAGTTACccaaaaggggagaaaaaaggtaaGAATATCAAACTTAGGTTGTTTGGTATCATTGGCACTGATGGagataaaacaaacaaaaagttgACAAAACAAATACTGGTTCCATCAGGAGTCTGAATGATTTGTATTCAGAAGTTCATGAAATTCAGTCAAAACCAGACTATCATGACAAAGTTGTCTTTTACACATGAGGAAAGCAGTGAGACTTTTCTTTACTATCTATTTGTGCTTCTGAGCTAGACAGGTCCTCTAGGTTGCCTGGAGAAACCACATTGAGTTTGAGTAGAACAGCCGTGCTCAGGTAAGGTTCTGGAAAGGACCTGCTCTCTTCCAGAGGATCACAACTCAAAGTTCATTCTGATGCCTGTGGTCATGACTATCATCTGCACCCATTCTCAGCGATCCCAGGGAGAAAGCTGTAGGTGAAATGGGTCTTGATTCAGGGATGTGTTCCCTCCTGTACTTTTCAATGTAAGGTTTAGCCACTTCCCACACCTGTGGAACAAGAATGTGAAACAGCAGAGTCAGAGGCAAAGAAAAGGTCATCTAAGACATCAATGCATCAGTTCAGGAAACCCTGAAGAAAAGTTATTGTGTGGGATATTCTGTATGGGAGGAGCAGAACAAGAGAGGCAGGTATAGCAAGGTTTAGGGAAAAGCATGTGGTGGGAGTTGACAATGGATGGGAAAGAATACAGCTCCAATGGGACAAGGTGAAAGGATTCAAGGCAAAAATACTTTATCTTGTCTTGTTACCAGGCTAATGCTCTGTGTGCAATAGTTGGGAGAGAGTCACTGCCACTTGCTACAAAACTACTTGACCATGAAGAGGATTGGGCAGCAAAAACAGCAGCTAGCATGGACAAAGAAAAAGGGTTCTAGACAATCCTATGCACAAGCCAAAAGCCAGCACTCGCCTTCTGCTCCACGAGCAGCCTGTGAGCTGCTTCAATGTCTGGGGCCATGAAGCGATCCTTTATCCAGGGCCTGTAACGAGATATTGGGCAAACATTAACCcccactggcagcagctgctctccaggcaggCAACCTCTGGGGAAAGTGTTTATCTGATCTTACCTCACCACGGAGCGCACAAGGTCGTAGACCTTCTCCAATGGGGTTGTCGTTCTCAGAGGGCGGAGGAATTCAATGCCCTGGCAGGCGGCGAGCAGCTCAATAGCCAGAACTAGGAAAccagagcagccaaagggaTGTTTGGCAGGTACAGCTCAAGGCGAGGTTTCCTGTCTAAAGCTATCCCTGGCTTTTGTTCTCATTAATATGATATGGTTCAGGCAACGTGCAAAACCAGCGGATTCACACCCTCCAGAGAGCCAGCCCAGTGGCAGGATCATTTCATGGGTGATGCTGAGGGCAGTATCcagcatttcagaaagcagattttgggTGCTGTTGTACAGACCTTTCAAGTGTACCAGGAACTCCTGGTCACCAGAGTCTTAAATCCCTAGGAATCTCTTCCAGCGTAACTTGAATACTCAAATTAATGTCCATCATAAATCAGAAAGTTTCTTTTGCACTGAGAAAAGAGGGGCCTGGGCTAAAAATGAAAGTTCTCCCTCTAAGCTTGCCAGAGCCCACAtgaaaacaccaggaaaatgACAGCACTTTGGAAGAGATTCTTCTGTCTGGAGAAGTTTGCATTGTATCTGCCTACCTTACACCTGATCATTATTGATATTAGCCCCTCATTTTCATGATTCAAAGTCTGTCTGgaaatcagaattttaattttaccttGTTCCACATGTTCAATAACTCTCAAAGCTTTTCTTGCAGCCCATCCTCCCATGGACACGTGATCCTCTGTAGCAGCACTGGTTGAGAGAGAATCCACAGAAGAGGGGTGGCACAAGGCTTTGTTCTCAGACACTGCAAAAACCCAACACAATGAATGAAGGACAGAATAGGCATGAGACAGCAGAAGCAATGGACAGCATGTAGATAAGGGCCTGTCCATCACCTTGGG from Vidua chalybeata isolate OUT-0048 chromosome 5, bVidCha1 merged haplotype, whole genome shotgun sequence includes:
- the AMDHD1 gene encoding probable imidazolonepropionase, whose protein sequence is MAGRQRHRLLLENAEQLVLVCGRREPYLRRDGAASLGVLRAASLVVGLDGCIKAVGQADVIRNQFSEATFERIIDCSGKCVLPGLVDAHTHPVWAGDRVHEFAMKLAGASYMEIHQAGGGIHFTVEHTQKATEDELFTTLQHRLGRMLRAGSTLVECKSGYGLNLETELKMLRVIERAQKSMDIGISSTYCGAHAVPKGKTATEATDDIINNHLPKLKALKLSGEIHVNNIDVFCEKGVFDLESTRRILQAGKDIGLQINFHGDELHPMKSAELGAELGARAISHLEEVSDEGIVAMARAKCAAVLLPTTAYMLRLKQPQARKMLEEGVIVALGSDFNPNAYCFSMPMVMHLACVNMKMSMNEALAAATINAAYALGKSDTHGSLEVGKQGDLLIINSSRWEHLIYQFGGHEALINYVIVKGKVIYENGRCETMSSY